Proteins from a single region of Apium graveolens cultivar Ventura chromosome 7, ASM990537v1, whole genome shotgun sequence:
- the LOC141670620 gene encoding signal peptidase complex subunit 3B-like: MHSIGYRANALLTFGVMILAFMCALASFSDTLNTPTPSATVQVLNFNRFQKKPDGDDEVRMTFNISANLQSLFTWNTKQVFVFLAAEYETPKNSMNQVSLWDVIILNKKDAEFWIRTANKYRFIDQGSNLRGRDFNLTLHWHVMPKTGKMFADKLVMSGYRFPEFYR; encoded by the exons ATGCATTCGATTGGGTACAGAGCCAATGCTTTACTAACATTTGGTGTTATGATTCTTGCTTTTATGTGTGCCCTCGCTTCTTTCTCCGACACTCTTAACACTCCTACTCCATCTGCGACTGTTCAG GTTTTGAATTTCAATCGCTTTCAGAAGAAACCAGATGGTGATGATGAg GTCAGAATGACATTCAATATATCAGCCAACTTACAGTCACTGTTCACGTGGAATACAAAACAG GTTTTTGTATTCTTGGCAGCAGAGTATGAAACTCCCAAAAATTCTATGAATCAG GTATCTTTGTGGGATGTTATAATACTCAATAAGAAGGATGCGGAATTCTGGATTCGTACTGCAAACAAGTACCGTTTCATTGATCAA GGAAGCAACCTCCGTGGTAGAGATTTCAACTTGACGCTGCATTGGCATGTTATGCCCAAGACTGGCAAAATGTTTGCTGACAAATTAGTCATGAGTGGCTATCGCTTTCCTGAGTTTTATAGATGA